The following proteins are encoded in a genomic region of Cryptomeria japonica chromosome 11, Sugi_1.0, whole genome shotgun sequence:
- the LOC131079000 gene encoding uncharacterized protein LOC131079000, with product MEREADEFHFLDAFGIVGEATKIVRREVKLLGVIALTLLLPLSFVIHGHSLFAHPAAESIHHTLHIEIEEFVLLTTVYATLVFAFSLLSRSAVVYTVASIYSGKELNYTIVMRIVPRVWKRLIITFLWFFLIMFLFYVVTVGALLFWLLIYGVVGLKKGTLFVGVLGIVIVALVLHVYIVMVWELASVVSVVEDRQGLDAMKKSKQLMKGKRDTALTLYVLYALVMGVIGGVQSYSVYGKGEQVMSVGIIVAVVVLQCVADLVWLLTHVVLYFVCKSSHHEEIDKLALSKHLEMYNGGYVLLNGGPMQFEMSGP from the exons ATGGAGAGAGAAGCGGATGAATTCCATTTCCTCGACGCCTTCGGAATTGTGGGAGAGGCGACGAAAATCGTGCGTCGTGAGGTGAAACTCCTGGGAGTCATCGCCCTAACCCTACTGCTTCCTCTGTCCTTTGTAATCCATGGCCATAGTTTATTCGCACA CCCTGCCGCAGAAAGTATCCACCACACTTTGCACATAGAGATTGAGGAGTTTGTACTGCTGACAACGGTGTACGCAACCCTAGTTTTTGCCTTCTCATTGCTGTCCAGATCGGCAGTGGTGTACACGGTGGCATCAATCTACTCAGGCAAAGAATTGAATTACACAATTGTTATGAGAATCGTCCCCAGAGTATGGAAGCGCCTCATCATCACTTTTCTCTGGTTTTTCCTCATTATGTTTCTATTCTATGTGGTCACCGTGGGCGCCCTGCTTTTCTGGTTGTTGATATATGGAGTGGTTGGACTGAAGAAGGGGACCCTTTTCGTTGGGGTCCTTGGTATTGTCATCGTGGCTTTAGTTTTGCACGTTTACATCGTCATGGTGTGGGAGCTTGCCAGCGTGGTGTCTGTGGTGGAGGATAGACAGGGATTGGATGCTATGAAGAAGAGCAAACAACTTATGAAAGGCAAGAGGGACACGGCGTTGACACTGTATGTTTTGTACGCGCTGGTTATGGGCGTTATTGGTGGCGTTCAAAGCTATTCAGTGTATGGAAAGGGGGAGCAGGTGATGAGTGTGGGAATTATTGTGGCGGTGGTTGTGTTGCAGTGTGTTGCTGATTTAGTATGGCTGCTAACTCACGTCGTCCTTTATTTTGTATGCAAATCCTCTCACCACGAGGAGATAGATAAGTTGGCTTTGTCCAAACATTTGGAGATGTATAATGGAGGCTATGTGCTTCTCAATGGTGGCCCTATGCAGTTTGAGATGTCTGGCCCATAG
- the LOC131078999 gene encoding uncharacterized protein LOC131078999 produces the protein MDREARELCFLDAFGIVGEAWKIVRCKAKLLGAITLTLLFPLSFVIHGYNLISAPLTSKIMMNDALLGIKAGSLTAESVNHSFHLQIAQIFLMTALYLSLVLALSLLSRSAVVYTVAAVYAGKELSYTKVMSIIPRVWKRLILTFLWFLLIVFLYYVVIVGALFFWFLIYGAVGLKKETLIVGVFFIFIVALSFYVYITLLWQLASVVCVVEDKQGLSVMKKSKQFMKGKRDTALTLNILYGLFMIVIIGVQSYSAYGKGQQVMSVSILAALVLLQCVVDLGWLLTHAVLYFVCKSCHREDIDFKALSYHLEMYNGGYMLLRDASMEFEMLNP, from the coding sequence ATGGATAGAGAAGCGAGAGAGTTATGTTTTCTGGACGCCTTCGGAATCGTGGGAGAGGCTTGGAAAATCGTGCGTTGTAAGGCGAAACTCTTAGGAGCAATTACCCTCACCCTTCTGTTTCCTCTTTCCTTTGTAATCCATGGCTACAATTTAATCTCAGCGCCCCTCACCAGCAAAATCATGATGAACGATGCATTATTGGGAATAAAGGCAGGCAGTCTTACGGCAGAAAGCGTCAACCACAGCTTTCACCTACAAATTGCTCAGATTTTCCTCATGACGGCTCTGTACCTAAGCCTAGTTCTTGCCTTATCTCTGCTGTCCAGGTCGGCAGTGGTGTACACGGTGGCAGCCGTCTACGCAGGCAAAGAATTGTCCTACACAAAGGTTATGAGCATCATACCAAGGGTATGGAAGCGCCTCATCCTCACATTTCTGTGGTTTTTGCTCATTGTGTTTCTATACTATGTGGTCATCGTGGGTGCCCTGTTTTTCTGGTTCTTGATATATGGAGCGGTTGGATTGAAGAAAGAGACCCTTATCGTCGGGGTCTTCTTTATTTTCATCGTTGCTTTGTCTTTCTACGTGTACATCACCTTGTTGTGGCAGCTTGCCAGCGTGGTGTGTGTGGTGGAGGATAAACAAGGATTGAGTGTAATGAAGAAGAGCAAACAATTCATGAAAGGAAAGCGGGACACGGCGTTGACGCTGAATATTTTGTACGGTCTTTTCATGATCGTTATTATTGGTGTTCAGAGCTATTCAGCGTATGGGAAGGGGCAGCAGGTGATGAGCGTGAGCATTCTTGCGGCGCTGGTGTTGTTGCAGTGTGTTGTTGATTTAGGATGGCTGCTCACTCATGCTGTGCTTTATTTTGTCTGCAAATCCTGTCACCGCGAGGATATAGATTTCAAGGCTTTGTCCTATCATTTGGAGATGTATAATGGAGGCTATATGCTTCTCAGGGATGCCTCTATGGAGTTCGAGATGCTTAACCCGTAG